In the Sphingomonas sp. LM7 genome, one interval contains:
- the flhA gene encoding flagellar biosynthesis protein FlhA, translating to MTLPAGFAPAMRSFSLPGAILLLVALMVVPIPAFLLDVFFIMNIMISLAVLMVALNAQKPLDFSAFPSVLLFATLFRLGLNVASTRVVLVNGHEGGAAAGHVIEAFGNFLIGGDYVVGLLVFSILIIINMIVVTKGAGRVSEVSARFTLDALPGKQMAIDADLNAGLITPDDARARRAEVSTEADFYGAMDGSSKFVKGDAIAGLLILAINIVGGLILGVVSHQMAVGDAAQAYILLAIGDALVAQVPALLLSIAAAAIVTRVNSKHDLAGQIGSQFGSHKTWTPVAVILALLGVVPGMPHFVILPAAAAAGFAAWKMRAHANRPPPPEPMPEPADLSKIGWDEVTDNMQVMLDIGYGLVPLVDERRGGPLMGRITGVRRQLSKDLGFVVPQVRVRDDINLAPFTYRIVIGGVVVGEDTVAPDEMLALDTGQAVGKLHGKPVRDPTFGLDAVWIASGDADAATGAGYLVVDPGTVVATHLNHVLIQNAADLLGPDEVQALLDGLKERAASLVASLCPQPVPLTTLTTVLRGLLLENIPLKEFRRIAAAIAVAAQKTLDAEEILELIRPDLGPLIIQRLCGVREPLRVMTLEGQLEALLGQAVRSDPSRRHTIEPDLGRRIADALQHAAGPLIAEAKPFALVVQPAIRVAIRKLVKSILPDTPVMSFFEVPEDKAVEVVAVIGAPEALPA from the coding sequence ATGACCCTGCCTGCCGGCTTCGCACCGGCGATGCGGAGCTTCTCGCTTCCCGGCGCGATCCTGCTCCTCGTCGCGCTGATGGTGGTGCCGATCCCGGCCTTCCTGCTCGACGTCTTCTTCATCATGAACATCATGATCAGCCTCGCAGTACTGATGGTGGCGCTGAATGCGCAGAAGCCGCTCGACTTCTCCGCCTTCCCCAGCGTGCTGCTGTTCGCCACGCTGTTCCGCCTCGGCCTCAATGTCGCCTCGACGCGCGTCGTGCTGGTCAACGGGCATGAGGGCGGCGCGGCGGCCGGCCATGTCATCGAGGCGTTCGGCAATTTCCTGATCGGCGGCGACTATGTCGTCGGCCTGCTGGTCTTCTCGATCCTGATCATCATCAACATGATCGTGGTGACCAAGGGTGCGGGCCGCGTCTCCGAAGTCAGCGCACGCTTCACGCTCGACGCATTGCCGGGCAAGCAGATGGCGATCGACGCCGATTTGAACGCTGGCCTGATTACGCCCGACGACGCCCGTGCGCGCCGCGCCGAGGTCTCGACCGAAGCCGATTTCTACGGCGCGATGGACGGTTCGTCCAAGTTCGTGAAGGGCGACGCGATCGCCGGGCTGCTGATCCTCGCGATCAACATTGTCGGTGGCCTGATCCTCGGCGTCGTCAGCCACCAGATGGCGGTCGGCGACGCGGCCCAGGCCTATATCCTGCTTGCGATCGGCGATGCGCTGGTCGCGCAGGTGCCGGCGCTTTTGCTGTCGATCGCCGCCGCCGCGATCGTCACGCGAGTCAATTCGAAGCACGACCTTGCTGGTCAGATCGGCAGCCAGTTCGGCAGCCACAAGACCTGGACGCCGGTTGCGGTCATCCTCGCGCTGCTCGGCGTGGTGCCGGGAATGCCGCATTTCGTCATCCTCCCCGCCGCCGCCGCCGCCGGTTTCGCCGCGTGGAAGATGCGTGCGCACGCCAATCGTCCCCCGCCGCCCGAACCGATGCCCGAACCCGCCGACCTCTCGAAGATCGGCTGGGACGAAGTCACCGACAACATGCAGGTGATGCTCGACATCGGCTATGGGCTGGTCCCGCTGGTCGACGAGCGCCGCGGCGGTCCGCTGATGGGGCGGATCACCGGGGTGCGCCGCCAGCTCTCCAAGGATCTCGGCTTCGTCGTGCCGCAGGTCCGCGTCCGCGACGACATCAACCTCGCGCCGTTCACCTATCGCATCGTCATCGGCGGCGTCGTCGTCGGCGAAGACACCGTCGCGCCCGACGAGATGCTCGCGCTCGATACCGGCCAGGCAGTCGGCAAGCTCCACGGCAAGCCGGTGCGCGACCCCACCTTCGGGCTCGACGCGGTGTGGATCGCCAGCGGCGACGCCGATGCCGCGACCGGCGCGGGCTATCTCGTCGTCGATCCCGGCACCGTCGTCGCGACGCACCTCAACCATGTGCTGATCCAGAACGCCGCCGACCTGCTCGGCCCCGACGAAGTCCAGGCGCTGCTCGACGGATTGAAGGAGCGCGCCGCCTCGCTGGTCGCCTCGCTCTGCCCGCAGCCGGTGCCGCTCACCACGCTCACCACGGTGCTGCGCGGCCTGCTGCTCGAGAATATTCCGCTCAAGGAATTCCGCCGGATCGCCGCCGCGATTGCCGTCGCCGCGCAGAAGACGCTCGACGCCGAGGAAATCCTCGAGCTGATCCGGCCCGATCTCGGCCCGCTGATCATCCAGCGGCTGTGCGGAGTGCGCGAGCCGCTGCGGGTGATGACGCTGGAGGGTCAGCTAGAGGCGCTGCTCGGGCAGGCGGTCCGTTCCGATCCGTCGCGCCGTCATACGATCGAGCCCGATCTCGGCCGTCGCATCGCCGACGCGCTCCAGCACGCTGCCGGTCCGCTGATCGCCGAGGCCAAGCCGTTCGCGCTCGTCGTCCAGCCCGCGATCCGCGTCGCGATCCGCAAGCTGGTCAAGTCGATCCTTCCCGACACGCCGGTGATGAGCTTCTTCGAAGTGCCCGAGGACAAGGCCGTCGAAGTCGTCGCGGTGATCGGTGCGCCCGAGGCGCTGCCCGCATGA
- a CDS encoding sigma-54-dependent Fis family transcriptional regulator encodes MRSIVPSAAVLRQKYALVSSLRAQGFAIGSCEDGKPGAQDLFLIAEGEVPPAPARTLILGEGDRAAVPFRDGNPARLCYGSEDAAIGAGFASAMARGPYEPVAADPESLALLALAERVAASDITVLINGPTGTGKEVLAKAIHMGSTRRDGPFVAINCAALPESMLEAMLFGHHKGSFTGASSGGQGFFRAANGGTLLLDEIAEMPLGLQAKLLRALQEREVVPIGGTMPEKIDVRVIACANRDLQGEVTAGRFRADLYYRLAVFPLATKALAERTGDIAALAAAMVLRHAGTRSTLPWITADAVEILTDHDWPGNVRELENVIQRALLLAPSDVIAAEHLIFDRRPETRQQDRPETLSNIVQMHEFQAIREVLAECNGSRIETAKRLGISERTLRYRLAKAREQGDDIAQAISA; translated from the coding sequence ATGCGTTCGATCGTTCCTTCGGCAGCAGTTCTCCGGCAGAAATATGCTCTGGTCTCGTCGCTTCGGGCGCAGGGCTTCGCGATTGGATCGTGCGAAGACGGCAAGCCGGGGGCGCAGGATCTGTTCCTGATCGCCGAGGGCGAAGTTCCGCCGGCGCCGGCCCGCACCCTCATCCTGGGCGAAGGCGATCGCGCCGCGGTCCCGTTCCGCGACGGCAATCCCGCCCGCCTTTGCTATGGCAGCGAAGATGCCGCGATCGGCGCCGGTTTCGCCAGTGCGATGGCGCGGGGGCCCTACGAGCCCGTCGCCGCCGATCCCGAGAGCCTGGCGCTGCTGGCCCTCGCCGAGCGTGTCGCCGCCTCCGACATCACCGTGCTGATCAACGGTCCCACCGGCACCGGCAAGGAAGTCCTCGCCAAGGCGATCCACATGGGCTCCACGCGCCGCGACGGCCCCTTCGTCGCGATCAATTGCGCCGCGCTGCCTGAATCGATGCTCGAAGCGATGCTGTTCGGCCACCACAAGGGCTCGTTCACCGGTGCGTCGTCGGGCGGGCAGGGCTTTTTCCGCGCTGCGAACGGCGGCACGCTGCTGCTCGACGAAATCGCAGAGATGCCGCTGGGGCTCCAGGCCAAGCTGCTGCGTGCGCTGCAGGAACGCGAAGTCGTTCCGATCGGCGGCACGATGCCTGAGAAGATCGACGTCCGCGTCATTGCCTGTGCCAATCGCGATTTGCAGGGCGAAGTCACTGCCGGCCGCTTCCGCGCCGATCTCTATTACCGTCTCGCCGTTTTCCCGCTCGCCACCAAGGCGCTCGCCGAGCGCACTGGCGACATTGCCGCGCTGGCCGCGGCGATGGTGCTCCGGCACGCGGGCACCCGTTCGACGCTGCCATGGATCACTGCCGACGCGGTCGAAATCCTCACCGATCACGATTGGCCGGGCAATGTCCGCGAGCTCGAGAACGTCATCCAGCGCGCCTTGCTGCTCGCGCCGAGCGACGTCATCGCCGCGGAGCATCTGATCTTCGATCGCCGCCCCGAGACGCGCCAGCAGGACCGTCCCGAGACGCTGAGCAACATCGTCCAGATGCACGAGTTCCAGGCGATCCGCGAAGTCCTTGCCGAGTGCAACGGCAGCCGGATCGAGACGGCGAAGCGGCTCGGCATCTCCGAGCGCACGCTGCGCTATCGCCTCGCCAAGGCGCGCGAACAGGGTGACGATATCGCCCAGGCGATCTCGGCATGA
- a CDS encoding flagellin, with protein MTVIGTNIASLRASNASNSANKLLGTAMERLSTGKRINNAKDDAAGLAIASTMTAAIRGMNQAVRNANDGISLAQTADGALDEVSNMLQRIRELAVQSASGTYSSTDRANLDKEAGALTTQIQSILKDTKFNGVAVFDYASTDTASDDVNIQVGINSTDTVALTKAFFNSSNYEATDFKVDSVANAGTTLSNADTALTAVNTARATLGASQSRLESVVNNLTTNVTNLSDARSRIEDADFSAETTALAKAQILSQASTAMLAQANQSQQTVLSLLR; from the coding sequence ATGACTGTTATCGGAACCAACATCGCCTCGCTTCGCGCTTCGAACGCGTCGAACTCGGCAAACAAGCTGCTGGGCACCGCGATGGAGCGCCTGTCGACCGGCAAGCGCATCAACAACGCGAAGGACGACGCCGCTGGCCTCGCCATCGCATCGACCATGACTGCGGCGATCCGCGGCATGAACCAGGCGGTCCGCAACGCGAACGACGGCATCTCGCTGGCCCAGACCGCCGACGGCGCGCTGGACGAAGTGAGCAACATGCTGCAGCGCATCCGCGAGCTGGCGGTCCAGTCGGCATCGGGCACCTACAGCTCGACCGACCGTGCCAACCTCGACAAGGAAGCCGGCGCTCTGACCACGCAGATCCAGTCGATCCTCAAGGACACCAAGTTCAACGGCGTCGCCGTGTTCGACTATGCGTCGACCGACACCGCCAGCGACGACGTCAACATCCAGGTCGGCATCAACAGCACCGACACCGTCGCGCTGACCAAGGCCTTCTTCAACAGCAGCAATTATGAAGCGACCGATTTCAAGGTCGACAGCGTCGCCAATGCCGGCACCACGCTGAGCAACGCCGACACCGCGCTCACTGCAGTCAACACCGCCCGCGCTACGCTTGGTGCGTCGCAGAGCCGGCTCGAATCGGTGGTCAACAACCTGACCACCAACGTCACCAACCTGTCTGACGCCCGCAGCCGCATCGAGGACGCCGATTTCTCGGCAGAAACGACCGCGCTCGCCAAGGCACAGATCCTGTCTCAGGCTTCGACGGCGATGCTCGCCCAGGCGAACCAGAGCCAGCAGACGGTTCTTTCGCTGCTCCGTTAA
- the fliG gene encoding flagellar motor switch protein FliG: MNMVRSFNGVERAAVLMMLVGEEEAAAILQKLEPDEVRELGRAMFTVADVSEAEVDQALDDFVFKARGRSSVVFDPRPQVEGMMTKALGAERAESVLARIVPAEATARLEQLQWFEPEEIASMIAEEHPQIAAVLLAQLDPEIAAQVFDHLPQDAQPQILRRVAKLGPVPPEAIETLKLMLTTHATTARKSVGLQMGGTREAAKILSGARKVTEQRVMPKLAKIDREVARAIEEAMFVFDNLLELDDKNLSTLIRSVDADVLTKSLKGVEEDVRNRFLGCMSSRAADGIRDEMEARGPMKLADVLDAQKVMISIARGLVKDGTLQMPGKGGDDDYV; encoded by the coding sequence ATGAACATGGTCCGCAGCTTCAATGGCGTCGAACGCGCCGCGGTGCTGATGATGCTCGTCGGCGAGGAGGAGGCTGCGGCCATCCTCCAGAAGCTCGAGCCCGACGAAGTCCGCGAGCTCGGCCGGGCGATGTTCACCGTCGCCGATGTCAGCGAGGCGGAAGTCGATCAGGCGCTCGATGATTTCGTGTTCAAGGCGCGCGGGCGCTCCAGCGTGGTGTTCGATCCCCGGCCGCAGGTCGAGGGGATGATGACCAAGGCGCTCGGCGCCGAGCGGGCCGAGAGCGTGCTCGCGCGGATCGTCCCGGCCGAAGCGACGGCGCGGCTCGAGCAATTACAATGGTTCGAGCCCGAGGAGATCGCATCGATGATCGCCGAGGAGCATCCGCAGATCGCCGCGGTGCTGCTCGCCCAGCTCGATCCCGAAATCGCCGCGCAGGTCTTCGATCATCTGCCGCAGGACGCGCAACCGCAGATTTTGCGCCGCGTGGCCAAGCTCGGACCCGTCCCGCCGGAGGCGATCGAGACGCTGAAACTGATGCTCACCACCCACGCAACCACCGCCCGAAAATCGGTCGGGCTCCAGATGGGCGGCACGCGCGAGGCGGCCAAGATCCTGTCGGGTGCGCGAAAGGTCACCGAGCAGCGCGTCATGCCCAAGCTCGCCAAGATCGACCGCGAAGTCGCCAGGGCGATCGAGGAGGCAATGTTCGTCTTCGATAATCTGCTCGAGCTCGACGACAAGAACCTCTCCACGCTAATCCGCAGCGTCGATGCCGATGTGCTGACCAAGTCCTTGAAGGGCGTCGAGGAGGATGTCCGCAACCGCTTCCTCGGCTGCATGTCGAGCCGTGCCGCCGACGGCATCCGCGACGAGATGGAAGCGCGCGGACCGATGAAGCTCGCCGATGTGCTCGACGCACAGAAGGTGATGATCTCGATCGCGCGCGGTCTGGTGAAGGACGGCACGCTGCAAATGCCGGGCAAGGGCGGTGATGACGACTATGTCTGA
- the fliE gene encoding flagellar hook-basal body complex protein FliE, protein MSGAISGAGGAMSVDRVLALRSQILERNAALTRAQQAPAPTAPADAKPASFTDTFQDAFKSVNQAQAQAGALSEAYERGETVDIAKVMLARQQASVGFEATLQVRNKLLSAYKDIMSMPV, encoded by the coding sequence ATGAGCGGCGCGATCTCAGGGGCAGGAGGCGCGATGAGCGTCGACCGCGTCCTCGCGCTCCGCTCGCAGATCCTCGAGCGCAACGCCGCGCTCACCCGCGCGCAGCAGGCCCCGGCGCCCACCGCGCCGGCGGATGCCAAGCCGGCGAGCTTCACCGATACGTTCCAGGACGCGTTCAAGTCGGTCAACCAGGCCCAGGCCCAGGCTGGCGCGCTTTCGGAAGCGTATGAGCGCGGCGAAACCGTCGACATCGCCAAGGTGATGCTTGCCCGCCAGCAGGCCTCGGTCGGCTTCGAGGCGACGCTGCAAGTCCGCAACAAACTCCTGTCCGCATACAAGGACATCATGAGCATGCCGGTCTGA
- the fliF gene encoding flagellar basal-body MS-ring/collar protein FliF: MSNALATATPEAAGTPVRFEPLKQVSGLLGQPAVKRSLPFVFLIGLLLAGFLAWSMVSSSPQRILFANVSDADKAAISSALQGASIANSIDGSGSITVAEEDYHKARMLLASQDLPKAAPGGYALLDSLPMGVSRAVEGERMRQARETELARSIQEIDAVAEARVHLATPEASAFVRDRASPTASVILKLQPGRALAEAQIRAIVNLVASSVPGMQPDAVTIVDQMGALLSKSGGKDASAGDTRIDFQRRVEDKYREQLAQLLTPMVGAGNFTAEVQADVDLDESQATRESYDKQGQVMRAEQGAWTGTSKDGQQPGGIPGTLSNTPPPASTLVAPNEGGAAASAAPAAPPPPQTKQSDSFTRTYETGKEISVTRATPGNVRRLSVAVLLREESGKPRGIAEINQINELVRATVGFNAQRQDQVTVVSRKFSVAADAGKEGPAWYEASWVPMAARNGTALLIALLVLFLGVRPLAKALLKKREDATPARPALPIGGPDGEGIAGAAAAPVPSVSIDMLEDRGNSYDDRVGLVRGFTRENPARAALAVRDMIKADAQ; encoded by the coding sequence ATGAGCAACGCACTCGCCACCGCAACCCCCGAAGCCGCCGGTACGCCGGTCCGCTTCGAACCGCTCAAACAGGTCTCGGGCCTGCTCGGCCAGCCTGCAGTCAAGCGCAGCCTGCCGTTCGTCTTCCTGATCGGGCTCCTCCTCGCCGGCTTCCTCGCCTGGTCGATGGTGTCGAGCTCGCCGCAGCGCATCCTGTTCGCCAATGTCAGCGATGCCGACAAGGCGGCGATCTCGTCCGCGCTTCAGGGCGCGAGCATTGCGAACAGCATCGATGGCTCGGGTTCGATCACCGTCGCCGAAGAGGATTACCACAAGGCGCGGATGCTGCTCGCCAGCCAGGACCTGCCCAAGGCGGCGCCCGGCGGCTATGCGCTGCTCGACAGCCTCCCGATGGGCGTCAGCCGTGCTGTCGAAGGCGAGCGCATGCGCCAGGCGCGCGAGACCGAACTCGCCCGCTCGATCCAGGAAATCGACGCCGTCGCCGAAGCGCGCGTCCATCTCGCCACGCCCGAAGCCTCCGCCTTCGTCCGCGATCGCGCAAGTCCCACGGCCAGTGTGATCCTCAAGCTCCAGCCGGGCCGCGCGCTCGCTGAGGCGCAGATCCGCGCGATCGTCAATCTGGTCGCCTCGTCGGTGCCGGGCATGCAGCCCGATGCCGTGACGATCGTCGATCAGATGGGCGCACTGCTTTCCAAGTCGGGCGGCAAGGATGCCAGCGCCGGCGATACCCGCATCGATTTCCAGCGCCGCGTCGAAGACAAATATCGCGAACAGCTCGCGCAGTTGCTCACCCCGATGGTAGGCGCCGGCAATTTCACGGCCGAGGTCCAGGCCGATGTCGATCTCGACGAGAGCCAGGCGACGCGCGAAAGCTATGACAAGCAGGGCCAGGTGATGCGCGCCGAGCAGGGCGCGTGGACCGGCACGTCGAAGGATGGCCAGCAGCCCGGCGGCATTCCCGGAACGCTGTCGAACACGCCGCCGCCCGCCAGCACGCTGGTCGCGCCCAATGAAGGCGGCGCCGCCGCTTCGGCCGCACCTGCCGCGCCGCCGCCGCCGCAGACCAAGCAGAGCGACAGCTTCACCCGCACCTATGAGACCGGCAAGGAAATCTCGGTCACGCGCGCCACGCCCGGCAATGTCCGCCGGCTGTCGGTCGCAGTGCTGCTGCGCGAAGAATCGGGCAAGCCGCGCGGCATCGCCGAGATCAACCAGATCAACGAGCTGGTCCGCGCCACGGTGGGCTTCAATGCCCAGCGCCAGGATCAGGTGACCGTGGTCAGCCGCAAGTTCAGCGTCGCCGCCGATGCCGGCAAGGAAGGCCCGGCCTGGTACGAGGCTTCCTGGGTGCCGATGGCCGCGCGCAACGGCACGGCCCTGCTCATCGCGCTGCTGGTCCTGTTCCTCGGCGTGCGCCCGCTCGCCAAGGCGCTGCTCAAGAAGCGCGAGGACGCGACGCCGGCTCGCCCGGCATTGCCGATCGGCGGACCCGATGGCGAGGGTATTGCCGGCGCCGCCGCCGCACCGGTTCCCAGCGTGTCGATCGACATGCTCGAGGATCGTGGCAACAGCTATGACGATCGCGTCGGGCTGGTCCGCGGCTTCACGCGGGAGAATCCCGCGCGCGCCGCGCTGGCGGTCCGCGACATGATCAAGGCGGACGCACAATGA
- a CDS encoding YbaN family protein: MRRTLYLIAGFASLVLAAFGVVLPLLPTVPFVILAAFCFARSSPKLERRLLDHRIFGPHILRWRERGAISRKGKRAALVAFAVSAVVALVLSPLPWSLIPLAAAAIGGTWIWRRPEA; the protein is encoded by the coding sequence GTGCGCCGGACCCTGTATCTGATCGCCGGCTTCGCGTCGCTCGTCCTCGCGGCGTTCGGCGTCGTCCTGCCGCTGCTGCCCACCGTCCCCTTCGTCATCCTCGCCGCCTTCTGCTTCGCGCGTAGCAGCCCGAAGCTGGAGCGCCGGCTGCTCGATCACCGCATCTTCGGCCCGCACATCCTGCGCTGGCGCGAACGCGGCGCGATCAGCCGCAAGGGCAAGCGTGCCGCCCTGGTCGCCTTCGCCGTCAGCGCGGTGGTGGCGCTGGTCCTGTCGCCGCTGCCCTGGTCGCTGATACCGCTCGCCGCCGCGGCGATCGGCGGCACCTGGATCTGGCGCCGCCCCGAAGCCTGA
- a CDS encoding sigma-70 family RNA polymerase sigma factor: MASLAPAPLTYDRAPSPQRDAEAMVRKHLPLVRRIAWHIHGSMSSIVEIEDLIQIGMVALIEAVTGFEDRGQVTFEQYLMTRVRGAMIDELRRQATLTRGAMRRRKAYQETVAMLATELGHAPSDLQVAEKLGVTPEKLRAEYATAEAVRFDSIDDMYSDESPWFMSDEPNAFDQLADGDQREALIAAIGELPEREAQVIQLYYVEELNLEEIGQVLGVGAARICQIKASAHARLKRALGRRLG, from the coding sequence ATGGCTTCTTTGGCACCCGCTCCGCTGACCTATGACCGCGCGCCGTCACCGCAACGCGATGCCGAGGCGATGGTGCGCAAGCATCTGCCGCTGGTGCGCCGCATCGCGTGGCACATCCATGGATCGATGAGCTCGATCGTCGAGATCGAGGATCTCATCCAGATCGGCATGGTCGCGCTGATCGAGGCCGTGACCGGCTTCGAGGACCGCGGCCAGGTCACCTTCGAACAATATCTGATGACGCGCGTACGCGGCGCGATGATCGACGAGCTGCGCCGCCAGGCGACGCTGACGCGCGGCGCGATGCGGCGCCGGAAAGCCTATCAGGAGACCGTCGCCATGCTCGCCACCGAACTGGGCCACGCCCCGAGCGACCTGCAGGTCGCCGAGAAGCTCGGCGTCACTCCCGAAAAGCTTCGCGCCGAATATGCCACTGCCGAGGCAGTGCGCTTCGATTCGATCGACGACATGTATTCGGACGAATCGCCATGGTTCATGTCCGACGAGCCCAATGCCTTCGACCAACTCGCCGATGGCGACCAGCGCGAGGCACTGATCGCGGCCATCGGCGAATTGCCCGAGCGCGAGGCGCAGGTGATCCAGCTTTACTATGTCGAGGAATTGAACCTCGAGGAAATCGGCCAGGTGCTCGGCGTCGGCGCCGCTCGGATCTGCCAGATCAAGGCCTCGGCGCATGCGCGCCTCAAACGGGCGCTTGGGCGCCGGCTGGGCTAG
- a CDS encoding flagellar biosynthesis protein FlgJ, with translation MSIVSVTSKAGIQTAIAAASRKTGIDFNYLLGQAQVESGMRANARATTSSATGLYQFIEQSWLGVMKGHGGEHGLGWAADSIRQTASGRYVVSDPATRRAILDMRSDPGTAALMAAEHASDNKAALEQRLDRPATGTDLYMAHFLGQGGAAKFLGAMESNPGRTGAAMFPAAARANRGIFYASNGQPRTLAEIYTRFAGKLDKGAAAVGATGLASDAFDDLSGGIDAFGAGMGDSEVVLGTGAVDGDRHWVETTLAQLNSARTGADALGREALNPFRPTPQTAKLAYLMLAKLGA, from the coding sequence ATGAGTATCGTATCGGTCACTTCAAAGGCAGGCATCCAGACGGCAATCGCCGCCGCCAGCCGCAAGACCGGAATCGACTTCAACTATCTGCTTGGGCAGGCGCAGGTCGAAAGCGGCATGCGCGCCAATGCGCGCGCCACCACGTCCAGCGCCACCGGCCTCTATCAGTTCATCGAACAGAGCTGGCTCGGCGTGATGAAGGGTCATGGCGGCGAGCATGGCCTTGGCTGGGCGGCCGATTCGATCCGCCAGACCGCCAGCGGCCGCTATGTCGTCAGCGATCCCGCCACCCGGCGCGCGATCCTCGACATGCGCAGCGATCCCGGCACCGCGGCGCTGATGGCGGCCGAACATGCCTCGGACAACAAGGCCGCGCTTGAACAGCGGCTCGATCGCCCGGCGACCGGGACCGATCTCTACATGGCCCATTTCCTCGGACAGGGCGGCGCCGCCAAGTTCCTCGGCGCGATGGAGAGCAATCCGGGCCGAACCGGCGCGGCGATGTTTCCCGCCGCCGCGCGCGCCAATCGCGGCATCTTTTATGCGAGCAATGGCCAGCCGCGCACCCTCGCTGAAATCTACACCCGCTTCGCCGGCAAGCTCGACAAGGGTGCGGCCGCAGTCGGCGCCACCGGGCTGGCCTCGGATGCGTTCGACGATCTCTCCGGCGGGATCGACGCGTTCGGCGCTGGCATGGGCGATTCCGAAGTCGTGCTCGGCACCGGCGCGGTCGATGGCGATCGCCACTGGGTCGAGACCACGCTGGCGCAGCTGAACAGCGCACGCACCGGCGCCGATGCGCTTGGCCGTGAAGCGCTCAATCCGTTCCGGCCGACACCGCAGACGGCGAAGCTCGCTTATCTGATGCTCGCGAAGCTGGGGGCCTGA